TTCATATACTTGGAACAATAAATGGATCTATAGAAGTTCAAGAAATGTGCACAAGTGGCCTCTTATTGGGAGATGAGAATATACAAGTAAAAATTATGTATTCGACAATGAAACAGAAAGCACGCACACCAAGTAAGTTGATAACTTGATTGGTTGGATTGTAGCAGCCAACTGACTGGTTTGGTCATTGTGCTCTTACAGGATATACCAGTAGTCCAGTACCACCCCATTCTTTTCATTCATACCTCAATCCCTGGAATACTATTATCTCTTAGCTTGGTCCCTTCCCTTGGACAAAACTTAATCATAGTAAACATACTACTCAGTTCTGCAGATCAATAATGAACTAGTACTTAGATGCTAACCATCAACATTTCATGATGGTAACTGATAAGGTCACTGGGAATAATGTAATTCATAATTGTGATTTGACTCGTAATTCGCCTGTCAGTACTTAACACGATAAGATATGGCTCATGTGACCACATGCTTAAGACATTAATCCCATGTTATTATGATAAGAGTCTTGTATGTGATAAAAGAAGTAGAACAcactaaattatcatcaattttTACAAATTTAATGTAAACATTGTCAATTTTAGAAATTTGAAGAGGTATCTACCTGGATAAAGAGTAAGGATTGTAATCTTAAATAGTGTGCCTGAAAAGTTAGCAGTCATTGTCTTCCACTAAGCTGCTCCTTTGACAGTTTCCATAACATTCTTTAGTTCTTGAGAAAAAAATACTATGAAGAATAAATTCAAAATTACTTGGAAATAGAAATGCATGGAAGTCAGCTGATCTATTCAAGTAACATTTCACTCTACTATTTATATTTCAAGACATTCACCACTGTTAATACCACAACTCACCAACACAGAGACTTTTCAAAAGACCTGCACATAACTTGGTTGAGAAAACTAAATTATACTGTACATAAACTATTCAAATTTAATTTCCAGTTCCATTATAGAAACACAAACAATCTTGTCAAACATCATTAAGCTTGCCAGGAATCTTGTCCATGGTTCTCAAGGTGTCCATGTGCTATTCCTGGTATGTAAACAGAACCTTAACTCACTAGTTTTGTCTTCTCAGGACCACTTGGTTTAATATTCAAACTGTCCAATTACATTAACATTTATTAACAATTAACTTATGGACAGATAAAAGTGACAAGACATTAAGTCAATAATACTAATGCACTACCTTCTCTTCCTTATAATGTGCTACATTAACTTATGCACCATCTTCAAACTTAAAACACAGCTTACAATCTTGTTCTTTCCTTTGTAACAAAATGGTTTCAAGTGAAACTATGCAGACAAATGCTAAAACCATTGAGCCAAATTCAAGTCCTCGTATATCTTTTTCATCGGATTTTCTTGATAACACTTTCATCTCTAGTATTAAAATTTCTCCGGTTGAAAAAGAGAACGCAAACAAACGAGAGAAAACATTTGAGTTTCTCTCTACTGATAGCCAAACAATGCTATCTGCTGATGAGCTTTTTTCTGAAGGGAAGTTACTTCCTTATCGGCCAATGCATCATGAGATAAAAAAGATAACTCTCAAATCCAATGATGGACCGAAAGCAAAACCAGAAGTGGAAGATTCAAACAAAGAGAGTAGAGGGAGTTGGTTTGTTGACGATGATCCCTCCCCTAGGCCACCTACATGTACAGTTTTATGGAAAGAATTACTACGGCTCAAAAAACCACGGCCATCTAAGTTGTCACCCTCATCATCgtcgtcatcatcatcatcttcgGGCTCACTTGTGGATTCACAAGGCACTGATAAAGAGGAACGATCGGGAAGTAAAGAGAAGAATGTGAAAAAGACAAAGAAAGGATTGGAGAGAACTAGATCAGCAACTATGAGGATAAGACCAATGATTAATGTACCAATTTGCACACAAAGAAGCAACAGTGCCCTTCCTCCCCTCTTTTCTTTCAAGAAAGGAAAACCAGAGAAGCTAAAGTGAGACGTGAAGTGTGTTAATGAGTAGGATTGTGCAGTATGTTCATTTGTTCTTCCCTTTTCATGTCAAATTCTTCCTTGGAATTCTTATTTTTAATGTATAATTATGTCACTTCACTTGTAGCGGATCTCATCAATCACAAAGTAAACTATAGCTTACCttgttttctttttctgaatGGTACATTTTCCCCGTAAATCGTTTCGCCTAAATCGCCATATCTTAACATATTTGTAGCAGGGAACTGAGATTAACCACTTCTAACATATAATTACTCCTACATATAAATTTTTAGTGATCTACTCAAACTTATCTTTGAATTTCGAGTGAGAAAGAGGCTTATAGAGAAAGTAATTATTTCATAGACTTATGGTCGCACCTAAGGTCTTGGGAATGGTCATCAAACAAGTAGCTTTGTAAAGCCTATTGAATCATCTTTTTCAACAAGATTAGATTGATGTTTAAGACTCCGCGGAGGCAAGAAGATGTACGTATTTAAATTTCTGCAATTGCCATTACGAAAAATACAGAAGGCTGCAGGTTCTGTCGCTGAATACACATAATGCATTCTAGGTTCTGCGCTGAATACACATAATGCATTCTAGCATTCACCTTTAATATTGGAGCACATAATGCATTCTAGCACTCAGCTTTAATGCAGGAGCACATAATGCATTCTTGCATTCAGCTTTAATGCTTAATAACTCCGAATTCTGGTCCATGGTTGACCCAAGATCTAGAATGAGCCTGTCATGATAatgatattattattatttgtataaaTAATTGTGGAAATGCATGTACGTATCCGTTGGAACAGAAACCGGCAGATGGTTACAAGATCAAGAGTCAAGACTGACTATTGAATAAATTTAATTTGGCAGAAGTTGAACTGGAAATCACAAGTTATTGCTATTCAATAAATAATCCCCAGAGTAAAAATTGTCAAAAGTAATCACATTGGTACTTCAACTGGTATAATACTATATAGTAGTAATACTTCAGAGATTCTCAATGTAACTGGTAAGATATTAACAAAACAATTCTGCAGTACTAACTAAAGACTGATGCATACAAGACTTGCTTCTGGTATAATCAATAGGGTTCACCTCACTATTCTTCGCAATTACTAtgttttaaaataattgttttcGACATCAATGAGCCTACGCCCCTCTGTTTAAGTAGTAACTAGGAGTAAACTATATCATCTTATATTCTTCAACATAATTAATTAGCTGGTACTAGATTATGAATGTGCATCCGCTGAGACCCCTAACCTTTCTACCCTCAAAGTAAAGACTCTCTGTTCTGTTCACAAATATGGAAAAGAAGCTAAACAATTATACTGGATCATTTTCTTCACTCTTTGGATTGCAGACCACTTTTGGCTTAACATATTTGGTTAGATTGACGAAATTTTGAACTAAATATGAATTTTCTTGTTTTTTCTCAGGGATCTttctatatctatatataaaacactaatttaatcaattattcaATGAGTAAACTACTTAACTTGTTACTCGTtgctaaaataaataaatatatgatcctattaaGTCCTTGTTTCGGACATGAATGTAAATATGATCCAATTCCTTCTCCGAGTAACTTAACACTCATTAGTCATTACTCTACCATCTTGcgaaattaaaattatataaattttcttCTTATTGTCACTACATAGTACCTAATAATAGTAAAGTTGTGATCAACCAAATTTTAGGCATTTGAGAGACGATCATGCTCAACCAAATATTAGGCATCAACCAAAATCTAGGCATTTGAAACACATATCAAGTGCATATGTTATTTATGCCGACAAATAAAATAGGACATGACTAATTGGTGAAACAAGCATACAAACAGAAGACCTGTACTTGAGTAGTGAAATCAATCACGAGTCACACTTGTATTGTTGTATATCACAAGCCTTATTCATTCCCCATTTACAGTGTGAGATAGGCTGGCTCGATATGACTACATATACAGCCATAGAACTGGACCCCTCCAGTGTATACGAAGCGGAGGAACCGGGATTCCGAGATAGTCGGGGCTAAAATAATATATAGCTAAATTTTACTAGGACTTGAAAtcaatttttttctaattttcaGCTAATATAAGAGCTTGCCGAGACACAAACGGGTGATGCACTGAACTGGGCACCATGAAATATAGAGATCAGCGGCACAGACTTATTTATTTAGGGGAACTGAGATTTTTTGAAACATAAAGTTTTATTAATATTGATGGAGAAATTTTGTTTTGGGGTGTTGGCCCTAAATGTCACTTTCTTGAGTAAAAAGGCCCTCAATATCATTTTTTGAATTTTTGGCCCCAAATGTCACTTGAAGACGGCGTTTCGGGTGAAGTTTTTAAAAATAGACGAAAAATGCAGTCTCGTGTTGAGTGTTTCtataacaattttttttatttttttcaaataaaagGAAAACGCAGTTTCGTTTCGTATTTTTCTTGAAAAACATTGGTTTCAAACCGAGTTTTTGCTGAAAACGCAATTTCAGAATTTTTTTCGGTAAAAAACGTAGTCTCGTCTTAAGTTTATGGATATAAAAACGGCGTTTCAAAATGAGTTTTTCGTATAAAAGCAGTTTCAAACCGAGTTTTTCTCAGGAtgcaaaaaaaaaatcaaaacgcAGATCCAAAATGagtttttcaaaatttttttgaaaaaaattaaaaacagaacACAAATCGCGTTTTTCAATAATAACAAAACTTCACCCGAAACTCCGTTTTCGAGTGACATTTGGGGCCAATTATTCAGAAAGTGACAATGAGGGCCATTTACCCTCCAAAAGTGACATTTTGGGCCTTTATTCTTTTGTTTTTTAAGTTGAGAATTCTTTGACAGTGTTATCAATTAAAGTTAAAAATCTATTCATAAACAAAATTAGGTGAAAGTGATGCATGGAAAAATGATATTCGACATCACAATTGCTTGTAAAGTGGCTTCTGCGTAAATACAATTTTAAGTTAAAGTTGATTGTTATAAACCTTGActgaaaatattagttatgtttaaTGTAGAGGAAGTATAGGAGAATAGAAGATGGAGAGAAAGTTGTGTTGTATTTCATTAGCTAAATGAGTTATTTATAATAGTTGGTTTACAAGGCTTACTAAGTAAGCTATTCAAATCTTCTTCATTAAGTATTACAAAacttcctcgataagctttacaaatcttcctcgataagctttacaagtctttCTTTGTAAGATTTGAGAAACTTTCTCGATACGCTTTGACAATCACtttattttttattcaaatattttaacactcccccttgattgtcaaatgcgagttattgcaaagattgactgcctcgttaaaaccttgcaaAGAAAAATCCAGTGGGATAAAAACCTTaacgaaggaaaaagagtacagccccccctgaataaaatgtctcacatTTTGACATTTTGATGTAGCAAAATTTTTAACCTCCGCATACCCATATTATTTCTTAGCTTCTAAAATGTTGATGTAGGTAGTGACTTTGTAAGTATATCCGCCAGATTATCGCATGAGCGAACTTGTTAAATATCAATATCACCATTTTCTTGAAGTtcatgagtgtagaagaattttggcaatatgtgttttgtttgatcccctttaatatatccttccttaagttgtTTGATGCAGGCCGAGTTATCCTCGAATAAAACTGTAGGACTGTCTGAAATACTTGATAATCCACATGATTCTCGAATATGTTGAATGACCGACCTTAGCCAAATACATTCTCTGCTTGCTTCATGAATTGCTAGTAACTCTGTGTGGTTTGATGAAGTTGCGGCCATAGTCTGTTTTGTATACTTCCAAGAGATAGCAGTATCACAATATGTAAATAGGTAACCTGTTTGTGATCGCccaaaatgaggatctgacatGTATCCAGCATCTGCATATCCAACTAGCCGTGATCTTGAATTGTTTGGGAAGAATAGTCCAAGATCGATTGTCCCTCGAAGATATCTGAATATATGTTTTATTCCATCCCAATGCCTTTTAGTAGGGTCAGAACTAAATCTTGCCAACAAGTTCACTGCAAATGCAATATCAGGCCATGTGTTGTTTGCAAGATACATGAGAGCGCCAATTGCACTGAGATATGGAACTTCAGGTGCAAGAGTCTCTTCATCTTGTTTTCTAGGACGGAAAGGATCTTTTTCAACCTCGAGTGATCGAACAACCATTGGTGTGGTTAGTGGATGAGCTTTGTCCATGTAGAACCgatcaagaatcttttcagtgtagtttgattgatgaacaaatattcctgaagataagtgctccacctgtatacctaaacaaaatcttgtccttccaagatctttcatttcaaactcattTTTTAAATAGTTAGCAACATTAGTAATATCTTCAGTAGTACCGATAAtattcaaatcatccacatatacagcaATAATAACAAAACCAGTTGATGATTGTTTAATAAAAATGCAAGGACACACTTAATTATTAACATATCCATCATTCAATAAGTACTCACTAAGCCTGttgtaccacatacgaccagattgtttcaaaccatacaatgatcgtTGTAATTTAACAGAATATAAATGTCGAGGCTTAGTGTCCTCAATATTTAACCCTTCAGGAATTTTCATATAAATATCACTATCAAGTGATCCATATAGGTATGCTGTCACAACGTCCATCAAACGTGTTTCCAGTTTTTCCATACAAGCCACACCCATTAGAAAACGAAAAGTAACTTCATCCATCACAGGAGAGTATGTTTCCTGGTAATCAAAACCAGGTCTTTGAGAGAATCCCTGGGCTACTAGCCAGGCCttatatctcacaatttcattcCTTTCATTTCGTTTTCGTATAAACACCCATCTATTCCCGACAGGGACTACACCAGCTGGTGTTTGGACTACAGGTCCAAATACATTTCTCTTGCCTAATGATTGCAATTCTTCTTGAATCGCAattttccattttggccaatcatctcggtgtcgacactcttccacactttgtggttcaggatcgGAGTTCATAATAATATCAGATGTCACGGAAAAAGCATATACATCATCAACCTCAATACTCCCACGATCCAGTAATTTCGCGTTATGGACATAATTCATTGAGATCTCATAATTTTCAGGTACCTTTGCTTCCGTGGAAGCATTTGCCACTTCTGGGGCATGTGCCACTTCTGGGGCAACATTCTCTTCTGGAGGCAATCCCACGTCTGGGAGTTTTGTTACAGCCACTTCAGGGGCTTGAACCTCTTCAGGAGGAAATACCACTTTTGTGGTATTTTCTGAAACTTTTACCACTTCTGGGGCAATTCCAATCAATTTCCGTTTTCGTGGTACAATATCTTTTGCACCAATAGGTCTACCACGCTTCTGGCGTGGCTTTGAATCACTAATCAAACCTCCAGGAATTGATTTCTTAGTAGGGATTTCAACTCGTGCCGGAGCATTAACAGCAGGTATATGTGACCTTATAATATGTCTAGAGTCACTAAAGGCATCCGGCATTTGATTAGcaatattttgcatatgaataattctttGAACTTCAGATTCACATTGATTAGTACGTGAATCAATAGAATTTAATCCTGATGCATTCCATGATATTTCGGAATTTAATTTATACAAATCATTATCTCCCCCTAATTTAGGGAACATGgtttcatcaaaatgacaatCAGCATAGCGAGCAGTAAAAACATCACCAGTTAATGGTTCCAGATATCTTATAATAGATGTAGAATCAAAACCAACATATATACCAATTCTTCTTTGAGGTCCCATTTTATTTCTTTGTGGTGGTGATATAGGAACATACACAGCACAACCAAATACTTTTAAATGAGATATATTAGGTACTTGACCAAGAACTAATTCTTGAGGGGATTGTTTGTGGTAAGCAGAAGGCCTTATTCTAATTATATTTGCAGCATGAAGTATTGCATGACCCCAAACAGATATAGGTAACTTTGCCCTTAGGATTAAGGGACGGGCAATAAGTTGAAGTCTTTTAATTaaggattctgctaaaccattttgtgtatgtacgTGAGCCACCGGGTGTTCGACTGAGATTCCTACTGACATACAATATTCATTAAAAGTTGCAGGTGTAAATTCAGCAGCATTATCTAGTCGGATTGATTTAATGGGATGGTCAGGAAATTGAGCTCGGAGTTTaattatttgggcaagtaatttgGCAAAGGCTGTATTTCGGGTTGTAAGTAGACATACATGAGACCATCGAGTTGACGCATCAATTAAAACCATAaagtacctaaatgggccagaAGATGGATGTATAGGACCACAAATGTCACCTTGAATTCTTTCTAAGAATTTCGGGGACTCGGTTTGAAGCTTAACTGGGGATGGTCGGACAATAAGTTTTCCTAAGGAACATGCTGAACAATGAAGTTCATCTTGGGATATTATCTTTTGAGTTTTAAGAGGATGTCCCACAGAATTTTCAATGATACGACGCATCATAGATACTCCTGGATGACCGAGTCTTTCGTGCCAAAGGGAAAATAGTTTTGGGTCTATGACTTTGGGGATGTTGACACTATGAGATTCAAGAACTCGTATACTTGTAACATATAATCCTGAAGAAACTGAGTGGAATTTTTCTAGGACCCTTTTATTGTCAATGGTGTTTGAGGTGATGAGAAGGTATTCTTTTTCATTCTCATTAATAGTTTCAACGTGAAACCCGTTAAGAcggatatctttaaaactcagtaggtttctagttgacttgctagagtatagagcctcttgtatgtgtatgtgtatgtgtgtctTATTTGGTAGAAGAAAACTAGCTTTCCCAAAACCTTCTATTATATTTGATGTACCCGATACCGTCCAGACATGTGAGTTGGTTTTAGTCAACTGTAAGAAGTATTTCTGACTCTGTAAAATAGTGTGTGTGGTTGCGCAGTCAACAATGC
This sequence is a window from Apium graveolens cultivar Ventura chromosome 9, ASM990537v1, whole genome shotgun sequence. Protein-coding genes within it:
- the LOC141684395 gene encoding uncharacterized protein LOC141684395, with protein sequence MVSSETMQTNAKTIEPNSSPRISFSSDFLDNTFISSIKISPVEKENANKREKTFEFLSTDSQTMLSADELFSEGKLLPYRPMHHEIKKITLKSNDGPKAKPEVEDSNKESRGSWFVDDDPSPRPPTCTVLWKELLRLKKPRPSKLSPSSSSSSSSSSGSLVDSQGTDKEERSGSKEKNVKKTKKGLERTRSATMRIRPMINVPICTQRSNSALPPLFSFKKGKPEKLK